The window CCACTCGGCGAGGGCAAGCGCCTGATGCTTGTGGATCGCGTAGGGCGCCGAGTGCACCTCGGTGAGGAGCCCGGCGGCGGAGACGGTCTGGAGGAGCGCTCCGCTGCCGCGCTCCAGCATGTGCGGCAGGGCGTGGCGCGCGCCCCAGACGTGGCTCATGAAGTTGACGCGGTAGCTCAGGTCCCACAGCCGGTCCTGCGTCTCGAAGCCGTTGCCCGCCACCAAGCCGGCATTCGAGCACAGCACGTCGAGGCGGCCTTCCCGCGCGAGCACGTCCCCGATCAGCGCCTGCACGCCTTCCTCGTGGCCCACGTCCGCCGGCACGAAGCGCACGCCGAGCCGGTCCGCCTCCGCCTGCCCACGCTCGGCGCTGAGGTCCGAGGCCACCACCCGCGCGCCCTCCTGCACGAACTTCTGCGCCAGCGCGAGGCCGATACCGGAAGCGGCGCCGGTGATGACGACGGTCTTGTCTTTGAGGTCCATGGGGTCTCCTTGGGTGGTCTAGGGAAAGCGAGCTGAACCCCTCTGTTCCTCAGCTCTGAGCGTCGGCCCCCAGGCGGGGACCGGGTCACTCAGGCATCACTGAGGCGTTCCAGCAGCTCCTGCTTCTCACGGAACAACTCTTCCTGCGCCTCGTCGAAGGTCAGCCTGCGGCGAACTGGGCGCAGGATCAGCGCTTTCCCGCCAACTTGCGGGTGTCGAAGCCCTGGCGGCGGTATTCCTCTTTCGCCACGGTCTCGGTGTGCACGATGTCGGGACCGTCGGCGAGGCGCAGGGTGCGGGCCTGGGCGTACATCAGCGGCAGCGGCGTGTCCTGGCAGACGCCCTCGCCGCCGTAGAGCTGAATCGCGCGGTCGATCACCCGCAGGGCGACATTGGGCGCGATCACCTTGATGGCGGCGATCTCGCCCCGCGCGGCCTTGTTGCCCACCGTGTCCATCATGTGCGCGGCCTTCATGGTGAGCAGCCGCGCCTGGTCGATCTCCATGCGGCTCTGGGCCACCATCTCGCGGGTGTGCTGGTGCAGCGCGAGGGGCTTGCCGAAGGCGACGCGCCCCGCCGAGCGCGCGATCATCAGCTCCAGCGCGCGCTCGGCCTGCCCGATCAACCTCATGCAGTGATGAATGCGCCCCGGCCCGAGCCGGCCCTGCGCGATCTCGAAGCCGCGTCCCTCGCCGAGCAGGAGGTTGGAGGCCGGCACCCGCACGTTGTCGAACGACATCTGGGCGTGGCCGTGCGGCGCGTCGTCGTAGCCGAAGACGGTGAGCATCCGCTCCTTAGTGACGCCGGGCGCATCGAGCGGCACGAGGATCATCGACTGCTGGAGGTGGCGCTCGGCCTGCGGATCGGTCTTGCCCATGAAGATGCTGACCCGGCAGCGCGGGTCGCCCGCCCCGCTCGTCCACCATTTGCGCCCACTCACCACGTAGTCGTCGCCGTCGCGGACGATGCTCGACTCGATGTTGGTCGCGTCGCTGCTCGCCACGTCGGGCTCGGTCATCGAAAAGGCCGAGCGAATTTCGCCGTTCAGCAGTGGCCTGAGCCACTGCTCCTGCTGCTCGGGGGTGCCGTAGCGGGCGAGCACCTCCATGTTGCCGGTGTCGGGCGCCGAGCAGTTGAAGACCTCGGGCGCCCACCACACCCGGCCCATGGTCTCGCACAGCCCGGTGTATTCGAGGTTGCTCAGCCCTGGCCCGAATTTCCCCCCCGGGTCGCTGCCGGGCGGCAGGAAGAAATTCCACAGCCCCTCGGCGCGCGCCTTGCCCTTGAGGTCGTCAATGAGGTGCAGGTGCTGCCAGCGGTCCCCGGTGCCTATCTCGGCCTCGACGCCCGCCTCGTTGGGGTAGATGTGCGCGTCCATGAAGCGGGCGAGCTGCTCGTGGAGCTGCCGCGCGCGCGGGGTCACGTCGAACATGGTTGCGGGACTGGTCATAGGGGCTCCTTTGCGTCCGGGGCTGCTGGCGGAATGTCGGCGGTCACGATGGTGCCGAGGGCGGTGGCCACCAGCTTCTCCCCGCCGCCCTGCACGGCGAAGAGGTCGCAGCGGGTGACGGCCTGGCGCCGGCCAGCGCTCACCACGCTGCCGCGCGCCACGAGTTCTTCGCCGCGCGCCGGGCGCAGGAAGTTGATCTTGAATTCGCTCGTCAGCACGCCCGGGCCGAGGGCGGCGGCGCCCATGAAGGTCAGGCCGATGTCGGCGAGCGTCGCCTGCAAGCCGCCGTGCACGAAGCCGTGGTGCTGCGTGAGTTCGGTGCGCAGGGGCACGCGCACCACCACTTCCTGCGGCGTCATCTGTTCCACCCGCGCGCCGACGAGCACGCTGAACGGCTGGGCGTCGAGGACCGCCTGCGCCTGGGCGATGGCCTGGGCTCCGGAAGATTCAGATGAGGGTGGATTCATAGGTAGACCCGGAAGACCGTCTCCGCCACGCACGCCGGCTTCTCCTCGCCCTCGATCTCGATGGTGTTGAGCACCGTGAGCTGCACGTGGCCTTCTCCCAGCTCAGCGCTCTGGAGCACGGCACGGTTTCGCAGCCGGGCGCCCGAACGGACCGGCGCGAGAAAACGCACCCGGTTCAGTCCGTAATTGACGGTCAGGCGCCCGCCCTCGATCTCGGGGGCACCGCCCTTCGTCATGAACTCGCCGGCGAGCAGCGAGAGGGTGAGGAAGCCGTGCGCGATGGTCGTTCCGAACGGTCCCTGCGCGGCCCGCTCGGCATCCACGTGGATGAACTGGTGGTCGCCGGTGGCGTCCGCAAAAGCGTTGATCCTCTCCTGCGTGACCGCCACCCACTCGGAGAGGGCGACTTCCTGCCCCACCCTGGCCTGAAGTTCTGTGACTTGCATGTCTCCCCCTTCAAACCGAGGTGATGCCGCCGTCAACAGCGATGTTCTGCCCGGTGATGTAGGCCGAGGCGTCCGAGGCGAGCAGCAGCGCGAGTCCGCCGAGGTCGGCGTCGGTGCCCAGGCGGCCCATCGGCGTGTGTTCCAAAATGGCCTGCTCGCCGTAGGCCAGCGTGCCCTGGGTCATCTTGGTCGGGAAGTAGCCGGGGCAGATCGAGTTGACGGTGATGCCCCGCCCAGCAAACTCGGCGGCGAGCGCGCGGGTGAAGTTCACGACGGCGCCCTTGGACGTGTTGTAGGCGAGCGTCGGGCTCATGCGCGGGTCGTTGCCTTGCAGGCCGGCGACGGAAGCGATGTTGATGATGCGCCCCTTGCCGCGCGGCACCATCGAACGTTTCAGGACGCTCTGGGTGATCAGAAAGAGGCCGTTGACATTGACGTTCATCACCTTCAGCCAGGCTTCGGGCGGGTGCTCCAGCGTGGGCGCGCCCCAGGTGGCGCCGGCGTTGTTGACCAGAATGTCGATCTGGCCGACTTCCGCGAGGATCTTCTCGACGGTGGGGTCGATGGTCTCAAACTGGCCGAGGTCATTGGAAAACACGTGTGCCTGGATGCCGAGGCCTTCCAGGTGCGCCTTCGCCTCGTCGAGTTCATTTTGCTTGCGGGCGGTCAGCACGACGGTCGCGCCGTACTCGCCGAGCGCCTGGGCCATTTGCAGCCCCAGGCCGCGCGAGCCGCCGGTGATCAGGGCGACTTTGCCGTGCAGGTCGAACAGTTCCTTTAGGGCCATAGGGTTCCTCCCGGAATGGTGTGGGTCGAGAACCAGCATAACGAAATTTACGTGCACGTCAATTCTGTACGCAGGCGGATATTGGCCCTCGGTTGAGGCGGCTCAGTGAACGGCGGGTCAGACCTCTAGACTGCCCGCCATGAAAGCGATCATTCCGGCGGCGGGCCTCGGCACGCGCCTGCGGCCCCTCACCTTCACGCGCCCCAAACCCGTGCTGCGGGTGGCCGGACAGCCGATCATCCGGCACGCGATCTATACCCTCCAGACCGCCGGGATCGACGACATCGGCATCGTCGTGTCCGACATCACCCGCGACGAGATCGCCGACGCGGTACGCCGGGTGGCCGGGGCGCGGATCACCCTGATCAATCAGCACGATCAGCTCGGGCTCGGGCACGCGGTCCTCACGGCGCGCGAGTGGGTGGGGCAGGACGATTTCTGCGTCTACCTCGGCGACAACCTGTTCGAGCACGGCGCCGCCCCCTTCACCGAGCACTTCCAGCGCGAGCGCCCCGACGCCCTGATCGCGCTCGTGGAGGTCCAGGACCCCACCGCCTTCGGGGTCGCCGAACTCGACGGCGATAGAATCGTGCGCCTCGTGGAAAAGCCCAAAACCCCCCCGAGCAACCTCGCGGTGGCGGGGCTCTACTGCTTTACCCCACGCATCTTCGAGCAGCTCGACGGCATGCCCCCCTCGGCGCGCGGCGAGTACGAGATCACCGACGGCATTCAGCGCCTGATCGAAGCCGGTGGGCAGGTCCTCGGGCAGCGGGTGGAGGGCTGGTGGAAAGACACGGGCCGGCCCCAGGACCTGCTCGACGCCAACCGGCTGCTGCTCGAACGCTTGCAGGAGAACGTGCAGGGCGAGGTGGAGGGGTCGCGCCTGAGCGGGCGCGTGGTGGTTCCGGCCTCGGCGCGCGTCGTCCGCAGCAAGATCGTCGGGCCGGTGCTGCTCGGGGAGAACGTGGTCGTTGAGGACGCCTACATCGGGCCATTTACCAGCATTGGTCGCGACTCGGTGATCCGGCAGGCCGAGATCGAGCACAGCGTCGTGGACGCGGGGGCCGTGATCGAGGGCGTCACTACCCGGCTGCAAGACTGCCTGATCGGCGTCAAGGCGCAGGTGCGCGGAGGCCGGACGCTGCCGCGCACCCACAAACTCACCGTCTCGGACGCCAGCGTGATCGAACTCGCCCACTGAAGCCGGCCAGCGGGGGGAAGGCGCGTCCTGCGGGCGGGGCCTTCCCTTCCTTTTTTCCCCGGCGCGCCCGGTTCTCTCCAAGCTTTATCTCTTGATGCACGCCCGTTCCCTCACGAGTGGAATGGAAAAGGGTCAGTTCGCCCGAATCAGCAACGTGGTCAGGCGGACCCAGAGGCGAAGGATCTTGCGGCGCGCGTCCCGAACCCCTTCACTTCGTTTAGGGTGACGGATCCCGCCTGCCGAATTGGGTCCAGAAAAAAGCCCGAAATAAACCCGCTATCCCCCCTCGAACGCCAGATAGAGCCGCGCGAGCAAGGCCGGGTCGCCCAGCGAAGCGCCCAGGACCTGTTCGGCGCGGCGCAGGCGGTAACGCAGGGTATTGACGTGCAGGTGCTGCTTTCCGGCGAGTTCGGCGAGCGTGCCCCGGTGGGCGAGGTAGGCGCGCAAGGTGGCCTCGGTGCGCCCGCCGTCCCCGAGCGCGGCGAGGCGGGCGAGCACCTGAGCGCGCAGGGTGTCCAGGCCCCCGCTGCTCAGTAGGGCGTAAAGGGGATCGAGTTCCTGAAAGACCTGCACGCCTTGCTCCCCCCGCACGGCGGCGAGGGCCTGCCGCGCCTCGGCGAGCGCCGCGCCGAGTTCGGGTCCCTGGTGCCGGGCGCTGACCCCCAGCCGCAGCGCGCGCCCGGTCGAGGCGAGCAGCGCGGCGAAGAGTTCCTGACCCTCGCGCGCCGGGTCACCCGCCGGCCACAGCCACAGCGCGCGGTCCCCCTGCACCGAGCACAGCCCGCGTGACCCACGTTCGGCGAAGTACCCCTCCCCCGCTCCGGCGAGCACGTCGAGCGCGTGGGCGTGGGCCGCGCGCGCACTCGCCCCGGTTCCAGGCTCGCGGGGGAAAGCGGCGGTGGCCAGCGCGTAGGGCTCCTCGCCGAGCGTGCCCACGTCGCCCTGTCCGGAAAGCAGCGCGTCGAGGGTGCGCTCGCCCACCCGGCGCCGCGCCGCGCCCGCCGCCGCCGTCTGGAGCCGCGCGAGCAGCGCGTACTCGGCGGCGAGCGGCCCGAGGGGATGCCAGTCGGGGCCGCTCCAGAGCCTGAGTTGCCCCACGTGCCGCCGCCCGTGCTGAAGCCGGAAGGTCTGGGACTCGCCCTCCACCTCCCCCGCCGCCGCCACCACCGCCCCCCAGCTCGCGCGAATTTCGGCCCGGCCTCCCGTCAGATCCGCGAGCAGTTGCGTCAATGTCCGCTCAGGCTGGGCCGACGCGGCGGCGCGGCGAAGCTCGGCGAGCAACCCGGCGAGTTCGGGCGCCGCGAGCAAGCTCGGGAGGTCAGCGGACGCGGGCATTTGGAGAAGTCTACAAAGAGGGGGCGCGAGATTCACGGCGGCGCCAAATGCAGCGCGGACGAATGCCCCGTATGCTGAGCAGACCAGCCTAGTTGAGCGTTGCCGGGCGCGGCTTCCCGGCTCTGTGTCGCCGCCCCGCGCGCCGACTTTCCTCAGGAGATTTCATGACCGTATCCCAACCGACCCAGCACAGCGCGGCCCAGGCCAACCACGCCCTCGCCCAGCAACTGCGGGACTCACGCCTGAACGGGGGCCTCCAGCACTTCATCGGCGGGGCGTGGGTGGACGCGCAGAGCGGAGAGACCTTCGAGGCCCACTCCCCGGTGGACAACTCGTTCCTCGTGAACGTGGCGAAAGGCGACGAAAGCGACATCGACCGCGCCGCGCGGGCCGCGCACGACGCCTTCCAGACGTGGCGCGAGGTGAGCGGGGCCGAGCGGCGCAGGGTTCTGCACCGCGTCGCCGACCTGATCGAGAAGCGCGCGCAGGAGATCGCGGTGCTGGAGAGCCTCGACACCGGGCAGGCGATTCGCTTCATGAAGTCGGCGGCGGCGCGCGGGGCCGAGAACTTCCGCTTCTACGCCGACCGCGCGCCGGGCGCACAGGACGGCCAGAGCCTCCCCGCACCCGGCTTTATCAACTACTCCATCCGCCAGCCTCTCGGCCCCGTCGGCGTGATCACGCCCTGGAACACGCCGTTCATGCTGAGCACCTGGAAGATCGCGCCCGCCCTCGCCGCCGGCTGCACGGTGGTTCACAAGCCCGCCGAGTGGAGCCCGGTGAGTGCTACCCTCCTCGCCGAGATCATGGACGAGGCGGGACTGCCAGGGGGCGTGCACAACCTCGTCCACGGCTTCGGCGAGAGTGCGGGCAAGAGTCTGACCGAGCACCCGCTGATTAGGGCCGTCGCCTTCGTGGGCGAGACGACCACCGGCAGCCACATCATGCGCCAGGGGGCCGACACCCTCAAACGCGTGCATTTCGAGCTCGGCGGCAAGAATCCGGTGGTGGTCTTCGACGACGCCGACCTCGACAAGGCCCTCGACGCCGTGGTGTTCATGATCTACAGCCTCAACGGCGAGCGCTGCACGAGCTCCAGCCGCGTGCTGATCCAGGAAGGCATCTATGGCGAGTTCACCCGCCGCATCGCCGAGCGCGCGCAGAACATCCGCGTCGGTGACCCCCTCGACCCCGAGACCGAAGTCGGGCCGCTCGTGCATCCCCGGCATTTCGACAAGGTGATGTCGTACTTCGCGTGCGCCCGCGAGGAAGGCGCCACCATCGCGGCGGGCGGCGAGCGCGTGGGCGAGGAAGGCAACTACGTCTCCCCCACCCTGTTCACCGGAGCCAGGAACGACATGCGGATTGCCCAGGAGGAAATCTTCGGCCCGGTCCTGACCGCGATTCCCTTCCGTGACGAGGCCGAGGCGCTGCACCTCGCCAACGACGTGAAATACGGGCTCGCCGGCTACCTCTGGACGAACGACCTCACCCGCGCCCACCGCTTCGCGCACGGCCTCGAAGCCGGCATGATCTGGGTGAACTCCGAAAACGTGCGCCACCTGCCCACCCCATTTGGCGGCGTGAAGAACAGCGGCATCGGGCGCGACGGCGGGGATTACTCCTTCGAGTTCTATATGGAGACGAAGAACATCGCGATCTCGCTCGGCACGCACCAGACGGCGCGGCTGGGGGTGGGGCAGGCGCCGAAAATCACCAAAGAGGAGGCAGACGCTTGAGCGAGATGGCTGGGCCAGTTGCGCTGTCTACCCCCATGACTCCCTACCGCCTCACCGGCACGGCGGACCGGCGCGAGCAACGCCAGGTCTGCCCCCGCGCTTTTCATTCCCGACCCTCATTCCCCCCCACCCAGGAGGAAGCATGACCACCCAGCCCGTTCCCCAAACCCCGGCTTCTCCGTCCCCCGGCATCCCTCCCATGAGCGCGGTGAGCGGCCAGCCCGGCGCGGTGACCGGCGCGCAGTTCCTCGACCGACTGCGCCAGAATCCGCCGACCCTCTACATCGACGGAAAGCGGGTGGAGGACCCGACGACCCACCCGAGCACGCGCAATATGTGCCGCTCGCTCGCGGGACTCTACGACCTGCAACATGACCCCCAGTGGCGCGACCTGCTCACTTACGAGGAGGGCGGCGTGCGCTACGCGACCTCCTTCATGGTGCCGCGCACGAAAGAGAACCTGCACAAGATCGGCGAAGCGCACCGCGTGCGGGCCAACTACGGCCTCGGCTTCCTGGGCCGCGCCCCCGACTACATGAACACCAACGTGATGGCGGCGGGGATGGGGGCCGACTACTTCGCGCAGGGCCAGCCGGAAGGCGACCACGGGGTTGACTTCGCCGCCAACATGCGCCGCTACGCCGAGTTCGTGCGGAATAACGACCTGTGCCTCACCCACGCGCTGACCAACCCGCAGGTCAACCGCGCCAAGCTCGCTTCCGAGATGCCCGACCCTTACATCGCGCTCGGCGTGGTGCGGGAGACCGAAGAGGGCATCGTCGTGCGCGGCGCCCGCATGATGGCGACGCTGCCGATTGCCGACGAGATCCTGATCTTCCCGTCCACAGTGCTCAAGGAGAACGCCGACAAGAGCCGCTACGCGATGGGCTTCGCTCTTCCCTGCAACGCGCCGGGCCTGAGTTTCCAGTGCCGCGAGCCCATCGATGTGGGCCGCGACCCCGAGGACCACCCGCTGTCGAGCCGCTTCGACGAGCAGGACGCTTTCGTGATCTTCGACGACGTGCTCGTGCCCTGGGAGCGGGTCTTCCTGCTCTACGACGTGGAGCTCGCCAACAAGGCCTACGCCGGCACCGACGCCGTGCTGCACATGGCCTATCAGGTGGTCAACCTCAAGATCGCCAAGACCGAAGCCTTCCTCGGCACCGCGCAGAGCATCGTGGACGCCATCGGCTCGGGCGGCTTCCAGCACGTGCAGGCCAAGATCGCCGAGATCATCGTGATGCTCGAGATCATGAAGGCCTTTGAAGTCGCCGCCCGCGAGGGCGCCACCCTCAACAAATACGGCGTGATGACCCCCGCCCGTCCGCCCCTCGACGCTGCGCGCAACTACTACCCGGCCAACCACCAGCGCCTGCCCGAGCTGCTGCAACTCCTCGGGGCCTCGGGGATCATCATGATGCCGAGCAAGGCCGACCGCGAGGGGCCGCTCGGGCCGCAGATCGAGAAGTTCCTGCAAGCCGGCAACGCGAGTGCCGAGGACCGCCTGCGCCTCTTCCGCCTCGCCTGGGATATGTCCATGAGCTCCTTCGGGGGCCGGCAGGCCCTGTACGAGAAGTACTTCTTCGGCGATCCGGTCCGGATGCACTCGGCCCTCTACGAGATCTACGACCGCTCGGAGCCGGTGGCGCGGATTCAGGCGTTCCTGAAGCGCGACTGACACCGAAGAGGGCAGCCCCCCGGCCCACTGCAAAGAGCCGGGGGAAGGCGTCGCCCGCAGGATCGCCCGACCCATCTCCCGGAGGCCCCCCATGAAACCCGACATCATCCGCATCGCCCAGGCGATCTTCACGGTGCAGGACCTCAGCGCCAGCAAGGAGTTTTACGTCGATCTGCTCGGCATGAACGTGCTGCACGAGGAGCGCGGCGCCCTCTACCTACGCGGCGTCGAGGACCGCGAGTGGACGCTCAAGCTCGAGCCTTGCCGGGAGGGCGAGGCCCCGCGCGTGCGACAGCTCGGCTACCGGGTGCGCGACGAGGCGACCCTAGACGCCCTGATCGCCCTCGCGGACCGGCAGAAGCTCCCCCACCGCTGGGAGGAGGAACTCGACCGGCCCCGGATGCTGCGGATGCAGGACCCCTTCGGCATCCCGCTGAGCTTCTACCACGAAGTCAAGACCTATCCGTGGCTCCTTCAGGAGTACCACCAGCACCGGGGGCCGGGGCTCCAGCGCGTCGACCACTGTAACGTACGCGTGCCCGACGTGAAGGCCACGATGGACTGGTACGTGAACGAACTCGGCTTCCGGCTCTCGGAATACACCGTGGACGAGCAGGAGCAGTACTGGGCGGCCTGGATTCAGCGCCGGGGCGGAGTCCACGATTTCGCGCTCACCAACGGGGCCGGGCCGTGCCTGCACCACTGGGCCTACTGGATGCCCGATCCCATGAGCATCATCAAGACCTGCGACATCCTCGCGGGCGCCCGGCAGCCCGAGCGCATCGAGCGCGGACCGGGACGGCACGGCGTGTCCAACGCCTTTTTCCTCTACATCCGCGACCCCGACGGGCACCGCATCGAACTCTACACCTCCGACTACATCACGGTGGACCCTGACTTCGTGCCGATCCGCTGGCTGCGCGACGACCCCCGCCGCCAGACGCTGTGGGGCGCCAAGACCCCGCGCTCGTGGTTCGAGGAAGCGTCGGCGATGGAAGCCTTCGGCGGCGGCGTGCAGGAGGCCAGGGAAGGCGCGCTCACCGGCATTCCAGTTCATGTCATCTAGTCGCGCCGCATGCTGATCACCCGCCAGACCGACCCCGACAACCTGGAAACGCCCTTCGACCGCCTAGGGGGCCTGATCTCCGAGGCGCACTATGTCCGCAGTCATTTTCCGGTGCCGCCGCTCGACCCGGCGAGCTTCAGGCTGGAGGTCACGGGGCCGGGGCGGAGTCCGCGCGCCTTCTCGCTGGACGACCTGCGCCGCCTGCCCGCCCACACCCGCCGCGTGACGATGGAGTGCGCGGGCAACGGGCGGGTCTACCTCTCCCCCAGAGCGAGTGGCGTGCAGTGGGAACTCGGCGCGGTGGGGACGGCCCAGTGGACCGGCGTCCTTCTGAGCGCGGTCCTGCAAGAAGCCGGCGTGCCGGAGGAGGTCACCGAAGCTGTCCTGGTGGGCCTCGACCGGGGGCAGATGCACGACCCGGTCCAGTCGCCCGGCCCCATCGCCTACGCCCGCAGCCTGCCGCTGGAAAAGGCACAGGAGGACGTGCTGCTCGCCTACGAGATGAACGGCGCGCCTCTTTCCCCCGCGCACGGCGCGCCGCTGCGGGCCATCGTGCCGGGGTGGTACGGCATGGCCGCCGTGAAGTG of the Deinococcus reticulitermitis genome contains:
- a CDS encoding SDR family NAD(P)-dependent oxidoreductase, which gives rise to MDLKDKTVVITGAASGIGLALAQKFVQEGARVVASDLSAERGQAEADRLGVRFVPADVGHEEGVQALIGDVLAREGRLDVLCSNAGLVAGNGFETQDRLWDLSYRVNFMSHVWGARHALPHMLERGSGALLQTVSAAGLLTEVHSAPYAIHKHQALALAEWLAITYGDRGIGVSALCPEWVQTPLIADAPHLQEGAITAGEVAEAAVSGLRAGQFLITTHPHTVKAFQIRAHKHERWLGNVRTLSAQTHEGLGGREAFPDKHGQGS
- a CDS encoding acyl-CoA dehydrogenase family protein, with amino-acid sequence MTSPATMFDVTPRARQLHEQLARFMDAHIYPNEAGVEAEIGTGDRWQHLHLIDDLKGKARAEGLWNFFLPPGSDPGGKFGPGLSNLEYTGLCETMGRVWWAPEVFNCSAPDTGNMEVLARYGTPEQQEQWLRPLLNGEIRSAFSMTEPDVASSDATNIESSIVRDGDDYVVSGRKWWTSGAGDPRCRVSIFMGKTDPQAERHLQQSMILVPLDAPGVTKERMLTVFGYDDAPHGHAQMSFDNVRVPASNLLLGEGRGFEIAQGRLGPGRIHHCMRLIGQAERALELMIARSAGRVAFGKPLALHQHTREMVAQSRMEIDQARLLTMKAAHMMDTVGNKAARGEIAAIKVIAPNVALRVIDRAIQLYGGEGVCQDTPLPLMYAQARTLRLADGPDIVHTETVAKEEYRRQGFDTRKLAGKR
- a CDS encoding PaaI family thioesterase, translated to MNPPSSESSGAQAIAQAQAVLDAQPFSVLVGARVEQMTPQEVVVRVPLRTELTQHHGFVHGGLQATLADIGLTFMGAAALGPGVLTSEFKINFLRPARGEELVARGSVVSAGRRQAVTRCDLFAVQGGGEKLVATALGTIVTADIPPAAPDAKEPL
- a CDS encoding MaoC family dehydratase; translated protein: MQVTELQARVGQEVALSEWVAVTQERINAFADATGDHQFIHVDAERAAQGPFGTTIAHGFLTLSLLAGEFMTKGGAPEIEGGRLTVNYGLNRVRFLAPVRSGARLRNRAVLQSAELGEGHVQLTVLNTIEIEGEEKPACVAETVFRVYL
- a CDS encoding SDR family oxidoreductase, giving the protein MALKELFDLHGKVALITGGSRGLGLQMAQALGEYGATVVLTARKQNELDEAKAHLEGLGIQAHVFSNDLGQFETIDPTVEKILAEVGQIDILVNNAGATWGAPTLEHPPEAWLKVMNVNVNGLFLITQSVLKRSMVPRGKGRIINIASVAGLQGNDPRMSPTLAYNTSKGAVVNFTRALAAEFAGRGITVNSICPGYFPTKMTQGTLAYGEQAILEHTPMGRLGTDADLGGLALLLASDASAYITGQNIAVDGGITSV
- a CDS encoding glucose-1-phosphate thymidylyltransferase; the encoded protein is MKAIIPAAGLGTRLRPLTFTRPKPVLRVAGQPIIRHAIYTLQTAGIDDIGIVVSDITRDEIADAVRRVAGARITLINQHDQLGLGHAVLTAREWVGQDDFCVYLGDNLFEHGAAPFTEHFQRERPDALIALVEVQDPTAFGVAELDGDRIVRLVEKPKTPPSNLAVAGLYCFTPRIFEQLDGMPPSARGEYEITDGIQRLIEAGGQVLGQRVEGWWKDTGRPQDLLDANRLLLERLQENVQGEVEGSRLSGRVVVPASARVVRSKIVGPVLLGENVVVEDAYIGPFTSIGRDSVIRQAEIEHSVVDAGAVIEGVTTRLQDCLIGVKAQVRGGRTLPRTHKLTVSDASVIELAH
- a CDS encoding PucR family transcriptional regulator, which codes for MPASADLPSLLAAPELAGLLAELRRAAASAQPERTLTQLLADLTGGRAEIRASWGAVVAAAGEVEGESQTFRLQHGRRHVGQLRLWSGPDWHPLGPLAAEYALLARLQTAAAGAARRRVGERTLDALLSGQGDVGTLGEEPYALATAAFPREPGTGASARAAHAHALDVLAGAGEGYFAERGSRGLCSVQGDRALWLWPAGDPAREGQELFAALLASTGRALRLGVSARHQGPELGAALAEARQALAAVRGEQGVQVFQELDPLYALLSSGGLDTLRAQVLARLAALGDGGRTEATLRAYLAHRGTLAELAGKQHLHVNTLRYRLRRAEQVLGASLGDPALLARLYLAFEGG
- the hpaE gene encoding 5-carboxymethyl-2-hydroxymuconate semialdehyde dehydrogenase, encoding MTVSQPTQHSAAQANHALAQQLRDSRLNGGLQHFIGGAWVDAQSGETFEAHSPVDNSFLVNVAKGDESDIDRAARAAHDAFQTWREVSGAERRRVLHRVADLIEKRAQEIAVLESLDTGQAIRFMKSAAARGAENFRFYADRAPGAQDGQSLPAPGFINYSIRQPLGPVGVITPWNTPFMLSTWKIAPALAAGCTVVHKPAEWSPVSATLLAEIMDEAGLPGGVHNLVHGFGESAGKSLTEHPLIRAVAFVGETTTGSHIMRQGADTLKRVHFELGGKNPVVVFDDADLDKALDAVVFMIYSLNGERCTSSSRVLIQEGIYGEFTRRIAERAQNIRVGDPLDPETEVGPLVHPRHFDKVMSYFACAREEGATIAAGGERVGEEGNYVSPTLFTGARNDMRIAQEEIFGPVLTAIPFRDEAEALHLANDVKYGLAGYLWTNDLTRAHRFAHGLEAGMIWVNSENVRHLPTPFGGVKNSGIGRDGGDYSFEFYMETKNIAISLGTHQTARLGVGQAPKITKEEADA
- the hpaB gene encoding 4-hydroxyphenylacetate 3-monooxygenase, oxygenase component; this translates as MSAVSGQPGAVTGAQFLDRLRQNPPTLYIDGKRVEDPTTHPSTRNMCRSLAGLYDLQHDPQWRDLLTYEEGGVRYATSFMVPRTKENLHKIGEAHRVRANYGLGFLGRAPDYMNTNVMAAGMGADYFAQGQPEGDHGVDFAANMRRYAEFVRNNDLCLTHALTNPQVNRAKLASEMPDPYIALGVVRETEEGIVVRGARMMATLPIADEILIFPSTVLKENADKSRYAMGFALPCNAPGLSFQCREPIDVGRDPEDHPLSSRFDEQDAFVIFDDVLVPWERVFLLYDVELANKAYAGTDAVLHMAYQVVNLKIAKTEAFLGTAQSIVDAIGSGGFQHVQAKIAEIIVMLEIMKAFEVAAREGATLNKYGVMTPARPPLDAARNYYPANHQRLPELLQLLGASGIIMMPSKADREGPLGPQIEKFLQAGNASAEDRLRLFRLAWDMSMSSFGGRQALYEKYFFGDPVRMHSALYEIYDRSEPVARIQAFLKRD
- the hpaD gene encoding 3,4-dihydroxyphenylacetate 2,3-dioxygenase — protein: MKPDIIRIAQAIFTVQDLSASKEFYVDLLGMNVLHEERGALYLRGVEDREWTLKLEPCREGEAPRVRQLGYRVRDEATLDALIALADRQKLPHRWEEELDRPRMLRMQDPFGIPLSFYHEVKTYPWLLQEYHQHRGPGLQRVDHCNVRVPDVKATMDWYVNELGFRLSEYTVDEQEQYWAAWIQRRGGVHDFALTNGAGPCLHHWAYWMPDPMSIIKTCDILAGARQPERIERGPGRHGVSNAFFLYIRDPDGHRIELYTSDYITVDPDFVPIRWLRDDPRRQTLWGAKTPRSWFEEASAMEAFGGGVQEAREGALTGIPVHVI
- a CDS encoding sulfite oxidase, with amino-acid sequence MLITRQTDPDNLETPFDRLGGLISEAHYVRSHFPVPPLDPASFRLEVTGPGRSPRAFSLDDLRRLPAHTRRVTMECAGNGRVYLSPRASGVQWELGAVGTAQWTGVLLSAVLQEAGVPEEVTEAVLVGLDRGQMHDPVQSPGPIAYARSLPLEKAQEDVLLAYEMNGAPLSPAHGAPLRAIVPGWYGMAAVKWLGRVHLQAGPYPGYFQTVDYARWEEPAGLPAVRVPLAEMQVKSQIARPAPHETLSCGQAVQLLGAAWTGQGEVTRVEVSTDGGGSWADADFLDPPEAGVWRRWQMSWTPPAPGAYTLLSRAYDSAGRSQPREHDPLKGSYEIRHTLPVPVTVRP